A genome region from Primulina eburnea isolate SZY01 chromosome 9, ASM2296580v1, whole genome shotgun sequence includes the following:
- the LOC140841162 gene encoding protein FLX-like 3 → MAGRNRARESFDHRRGYPPEGPVVRVPLARPVPPHPALLEEELEIQHVELRRLLGENRRLFEDRISLERELTAAKEEVRRMNLAIADIHTEQDLQSRELTERSMKLKADLRATEPLKSEAAQLRAEVQRLSTIKQDLSAKVHSLSQELAKLQGDNRHIPVLRTEIDGLHQELLRAKNAIDYEKNANIELREQRQAMEKNMVTMARDVEKLRSELANSGARSWSSGGPFGMMEFGNPSSSFPTPYDNGYGIHQGAIHKVGPYGSGSASWGGLEKPRMTRR, encoded by the exons ATGGCAGGAAGAAATCGTGCTCGTGAATCATTCGATCACAGGCGTGGATATCCCCCAGAAGGACCTGTTGTTCGAGTACCTTTGGCCCGGCCAGTTCCTCCTCATCCTGCTCTGTTAGAGGAAGAACTTGAAATTCAACATGTTGAGCTTCGCAGACTTCTGGGTGAAAACCGTAGACTTTTTGAGGATCGAATTTCTTTAGAACGAGAGCTAACTGCTGCTAAGGAAGAGGTCCGCCGCATGAATCTTGCCATTGCTGATATTCACACTGAACAAGACCTGCAATCTAGGGAGCTTACGGAAAGGAGTATGAAGCTGAAGGCTGATCTTCGTGCAACCGAGCCTCTAAAAAGTGAAGCAGCACAACTTCGAGCTGAAGTTCAGAGACTGAGCACCATTAAGCAAGATTTGTCTGCGAAGGTTCATTCCCTCTCTCAAGAACTCGCAAAGCTGCAAGGTGATAACCGTCACATTCCTGTTTTGAGGACTGAGATCGATGGACTGCATCAGGAACTGTTGCGCGCTAA AAATGCCATTGATTACGAAAAGAATGCAAACATTGAGCTGAGAGAACAGAGACAGGCAATGGAAAAAAACATGGTCACAATGGCACGTGATGTTGAAAAGCTTCGTTCTGAGCTGGCAAACTCTGGTGCTAGATCTTGGAGTTCAG GTGGACCGTTTGGAATGATGGAATTCGGCAATCCCAGTTCTAGCTTTCCTACTCCTTACGACAATGGATATGGGATCCATCAG GGTGCTATACATAAGGTTGGTCCATATGGATCAGGTTCTGCTTCCTGGGGTGGCCTTGAAAAACCGCGGATGACTCGACGTTGA